A region of Phycisphaerae bacterium DNA encodes the following proteins:
- a CDS encoding response regulator produces the protein MNKTRVLFVDDDPHAIAGLQRLLRKQRDAWDMSFAASGEEALAKLAAAPHDVIVTAMRMAGMDGAALLERVVQGYPRMARIVLSGHPGEEGTRKAVNLAHRFLSKPIEADRLIDAVARACAAQGFAGNERLRDIVGGCQTLPSLPTLYLEITQAANAECSDAQTVGRIIGRDMAMSAKLLKLVNSSFFGIGRRVSSVAEAIALLALIPTDLLPTNILVFFNRT, from the coding sequence ATGAACAAGACGAGAGTGTTGTTCGTTGACGATGACCCCCACGCGATCGCCGGGCTGCAGAGGCTCCTGCGCAAGCAGCGTGATGCCTGGGACATGTCCTTCGCGGCCAGCGGGGAGGAGGCATTGGCCAAGCTGGCTGCCGCCCCCCACGACGTCATTGTGACGGCCATGAGGATGGCGGGCATGGACGGCGCGGCCCTTCTGGAGCGGGTTGTTCAGGGCTACCCGCGGATGGCTCGGATCGTCCTTTCCGGTCATCCAGGCGAGGAGGGCACGCGGAAGGCCGTCAATCTCGCCCATCGGTTTCTCTCGAAGCCGATCGAGGCCGACAGGCTGATCGATGCTGTCGCCCGGGCGTGTGCCGCCCAGGGCTTCGCCGGTAACGAACGGTTGCGGGACATTGTGGGCGGCTGCCAGACGCTGCCCAGTCTGCCGACGCTTTACCTCGAGATCACCCAGGCCGCCAACGCCGAGTGCTCAGACGCCCAGACCGTGGGGCGGATCATCGGCCGGGACATGGCCATGTCCGCGAAACTCCTCAAGCTGGTTAACTCCTCCTTCTTTGGCATCGGGCGACGGGTATCGAGTGTCGCCGAAGCGATTGCCCTTCTAGCCTTGATTCCCACGGACCTTCTGCCAACTAACATTTTGGTGTTTTTCAACCGAACGTAA